One Helianthus annuus cultivar XRQ/B chromosome 7, HanXRQr2.0-SUNRISE, whole genome shotgun sequence genomic region harbors:
- the LOC110868948 gene encoding receptor-like protein EIX2 produces MSPFVSLLLCMLFMSGDLGSSCIEKERQALLDVKANLTGLDESIYDWGSNEEKMDCCKWLGVFCSNLTGHVTYLSIGGSGSTGKISPSLQLLNQLEYLDLSHNNFQSNPLPDFLGSLSKLERLLMSSANLGGSIPHQLANLSNLLVLDLKNNSLSGSIPFFFKDLTSLTYIDLSSNGLSGNVPNSLGQLSKLKYLDLSYNSLNGSIPDFIGSPPIWSLDISHNQLHGNVPNSLGQLSNLEHLDLSYNSLDGSIPNFIGTIPLWHLDMSSNQLHGSVPNSLGQLSNLTYLDFSSNSLEGVISEVHFLNLTSLGYLDLSFNSLALDLSFHGIIPSVLDTIKLQSCKLGPRFPIWMKTQRNFKHLDISNAGISGSVPNWFWDLPSELEFLNISSNGIEGMIPKMGVSFLGYPGMDLSNNHFEGGVPSLPSRVSALNLSGNKFSGTVSFLCNFDGPLTLLDLSNNSFSGSLPGCWMKFQEKLVVLSLSSNNISGEIPFSLGTLSNLEVLYLRKNAFVGEVPTSLRNCTKLRFVDLGENKLSGVIPEWIGELSKLYVLVLGSNRFYGMLPSKVCWLYNLQVLDLSNNGLSANIPRCFDNFTAMARRSFRDDVITSHAYSSAIPAKCYFLNGNECPSDPVEEAQFLDNAWVAWKGAKRLFGKSGLSLLKSIDLSRNNLSGKIPNAITGLFELVSLNLSVNKLHGEVPKDMGRLKSLESLDLSRNEFSGHIPWSLAQLNFLSYLDLSFNNLSGRIPIGSQLQRFSYTSYSGNPQLCGPPLTPRCGFLQVVEKKDVKEEDDDSWKLYYIGMGVGFAFGFLGICGALILSHRCRYFVFASLSHMKDWMYVIMVVHFGKLVRKFR; encoded by the coding sequence ATGTCTCCTTTTGTGTCTTTGCTGCTATGCATGTTATTTATGAGTGGCGATCTCGGGAGCTCATGCATTGAGAAGGAGAGGCAAGCTCTACTGGATGTTAAAGCCAACCTAACAGGCTTAGATGAGTCTATATATGATTGGGGGAGCAACGAAGAAAAAATGGATTGTTGCAAATGGTTGGGTGTCTTTTGTAGCAACCTCACTGGTCATGTGACTTATCTTTCAATTGGTGGTAGCGGTTCCACAGGTAAGATTAGTCCATCGTTACAACTGTTGAATCAGCTGGAATATCTTGATCTGAGTCACAATAATTTTCAGTCCAATCCTCTACCCGATTTTTTGGGTTCCCTGTCCAAGTTAGAACGTTTGCTTATGTCTAGTGCTAATCTCGGTGGGTCTATCCCTCATCAACTCGCCAATCTCTCCAACTTGCTTGTTCTTGATCTTAAGAATAATTCTTTGAGTGGGTCTATTCCTTTCTTTTTTAAAGATTTGACTTCTCTTACCTATATAGACCTCTCTAGCAATGGATTATCTGGTAATGTACCAAACAGTTTGGGTCAACTTTCTAAATTGAAATATCTTGATCTTAGTTACAATTCTTTGAATGGAAGCATACCTGACTTCATAGGATCTCCTCCCATTTGGTCTTTAGACATATCCCATAATCAGTTACATGGTAATGTACCAAATAGTTTGGGTCAGCTTTCGAATCTGGAACATCTTGATCTTAGTTATAATTCGTTGGATGGAAGCATACCTAACTTCATAGGAACTATTCCCCTTTGGCATTTAGACATGTCTAGTAATCAGTTACATGGTAGTGTACCAAACAGTTTGGGTCAGCTTTCAAATCTTACATATCTTGATTTTTCATCCAACTCCCTCGAAGGTGTTATCTCTGAAGTTCATTTTCTTAATCTCACCTCTCTAGGATATTTGGACTTGTCTTTCAATTCTTTAGCATTAGACTTAAGCTTCCATGGGATAATCCCTTCTGTTTTAGATACAATAAAACTACAATCCTGCAAGTTGGGACCTAGGTTCCCAATATGGATGAAAACTCAACGAAATTTCAAACATCTTGATATTTCCAATGCTGGAATATCAGGTAGCGTCCCTAACTGGTTTTGGGACCTACCTAGTGAATTGGAATTTCTGAACATCTCTTCAAATGGAATAGAAGGCATGATACCAAAAATGGGGGTATCATTTTTGGGCTATCCTGGAATGGATTTGAGCAACAACCATTTCGAAGGAGGCGTACCGTCATTGCCTTCTAGAGTATCTGCATTAAACCTCTCTGGAAACAAGTTCTCAGGAACAGTTTCTTTCTTGTGTAACTTTGATGGACCTTTAACTCTTCTTGACCTCTCCAACAATTCATTCTCAGGTAGCCTGCCTGGTTGTTGGATGAAATTCCAGGAAAAGTTAGTCGTTCTAAGTTTATCGAGTAACAATATATCTGGGGAAATTCCTTTTTCTTTGGGAACCTTGTCTAACCTAGAGGTATTGTATTTACGAAAAAATGCATTTGTTGGTGAAGTGCCAACGTCCTTGAGAAACTGCACTAAACTTAGGTTTGTGGATCTTGGGGAAAATAAGTTATCTGGAGTCATACCAGAATGGATAGGGGAACTTTCAAAATTATATGTTCTTGTTTTAGGATCCAATAGATTCTATGGGATGTTACCTTCCAAAGTATGTTGGTTGTATAATCTTCAAGTCCTTGACCTGTCTAATAATGGATTGTCAGCTAATATTCCTAGATGCTTTGATAACTTCACCGCTATGGCTAGAAGAAGCTTTCGAGACGATGTGATCACTAGCCATGCTTATTCATCTGCCATACCAGCTAAATGTTATTTTCTGAATGGAAATGAGTGTCCTTCTGATCCTGTTGAAGAAGCACAATTTTTAGACAATGCATGGGTTGCGTGGAAAGGAGCAAAACGGTTATTTGGAAAAAGTGGACTGAGTCTATTGAAAAGCATTGATCTTTCAAGAAACAACTTATCTGGAAAAATTCCAAATGCGATCACTGGTCTTTTTGAACTGGTTTCTTTAAATCTTTCTGTCAACAAGCTGCATGGGGAGGTCCCAAAAGATATGGGTCGGTTGAAGTCTCTTGAATCTCTTGACTTGTCTAGAAATGAGTTCTCTGGGCATATTCCGTGGAGTTTGGCACAATTAAACTTTTTGAGTTATCTTGACCTCTCTTTCAATAACTTGTCAGGAAGAATACCAATTGGTTCTCAACTCCAACGCTTCAGTTATACCTCATACAGTGGTAACCCTCAACTTTGTGGACCTCCACTTACACCAAGATGTGGGTTTCTAcaagttgttgagaagaaagaTGTCAAAGAAGAAGACGATGATTCTTGGAAATTATATTACATAGGTATGGGTGTTGGATTTGCATTTGGATTTTTAGGTATATGTGGTGCTTTAATTTTAAGCCATCGATGCAGATATTTTGTTTTTGCTTCGTTGAGTCACATGAAGGATTGGATGTATGTAATTATGGTTGTACATTTTGGCAAACTTGTAAGAAAGTTTAGGTAA